From Methanomassiliicoccus sp., the proteins below share one genomic window:
- the mvk gene encoding mevalonate kinase — protein sequence MVVTSAPGKVILLGEHAVVFGRPAIALAIGLRSRCRAQVVDDQTGAGGLTMSHQGSYINTAIEQSWNGGPLEVEIQSELPSGSGLGSSAAVTVATLGAIASLKNEFAEEAIARQAFDVESLVQGRASPIDTSVSAHGKGIFISSERGPDLLWHISKDTRSWYIHDCTVPDMTLVVGFTGYKAPTGPLVAKVKRYVDRTRFAREIIDEIGAITLEGLQRMGSGDVEGLGRLMNRNHGLLSILGVCTPPLQKLVNAALPYSYGAKLTGAGGGGSMIALTDAPEKVAKAIRNRGGIPFIVDTGVEGVKVET from the coding sequence ATGGTGGTGACATCGGCGCCTGGAAAGGTGATCCTCCTGGGGGAGCACGCTGTGGTCTTCGGGAGGCCGGCTATTGCCCTGGCCATCGGTCTGAGGTCAAGATGCAGGGCCCAGGTCGTTGATGACCAGACCGGCGCTGGAGGACTGACGATGTCCCATCAAGGCTCATACATCAATACCGCCATCGAACAAAGCTGGAACGGGGGACCGTTAGAGGTCGAGATCCAATCTGAACTGCCTTCCGGTTCAGGCCTGGGCTCGTCGGCAGCAGTGACCGTGGCCACTCTGGGGGCCATCGCCAGCCTGAAGAACGAGTTCGCGGAAGAGGCCATAGCCCGACAGGCTTTCGACGTCGAATCCCTGGTGCAGGGTAGGGCCAGCCCCATCGATACATCCGTGTCCGCCCATGGAAAGGGCATATTCATCTCCTCTGAGCGCGGGCCCGATCTTCTATGGCACATATCCAAGGACACTCGCAGCTGGTACATCCACGACTGCACGGTTCCGGACATGACCCTGGTGGTGGGGTTCACTGGTTACAAAGCGCCCACGGGCCCGTTGGTGGCCAAGGTGAAGCGGTACGTCGACCGCACCCGCTTCGCCAGGGAGATCATCGACGAGATAGGCGCAATCACTCTGGAAGGACTGCAAAGAATGGGATCAGGGGACGTCGAAGGCCTGGGGAGGCTCATGAACCGGAACCACGGCCTTCTGAGCATTTTGGGAGTATGCACTCCTCCATTGCAGAAGTTGGTCAACGCCGCGCTCCCCTACTCCTATGGTGCTAAGCTCACCGGTGCCGGAGGCGGCGGTAGCATGATCGCTCTCACCGATGCCCCCGAGAAGGTCGCCAAAGCTATTCGAAATCGGGGAGGGATCCCGTTCATCGTCGATACAGGAGTTGAGGGTGTTAAGGTCGAGACCTGA
- a CDS encoding MFS transporter, which yields MAFFVMMGVSIISPVLPAYALGFGVSLGLVGLLISAFAVARVLLDIPAGMFASLVGMKRFMLLGLIIIAISSIAAGLAVNYEMLLTARIMEGVGSALYTTTSITAVSRLAPEGSRGVHLSFYISMFLVGTSFGPAVGGFVADHFGLGAPFLVYGLCAAVSTLMVVYWIEDVRPEPGEAKIITLRQLGSLFVRLDLLAINLATIGIFVTRQGILNTMVPLFSKYNLNMGEGTLGAILTVGAVCNLVTMVLAGRLTDIYGRKPFLFGSIVLLALLTLLIPMVTDALGLTLILMAIGLTIGLSGPIAAWIADVCVPADLGGAMGLFRTMGDLGFVIAPIALASIAGEAGSPIGTTPFLVAAVVMVLVGLPLLRIKDPVAEKRKASAQRL from the coding sequence GTGGCGTTCTTCGTGATGATGGGGGTCTCCATCATCTCACCGGTGCTGCCCGCCTACGCCCTTGGATTTGGTGTATCCCTCGGCCTCGTGGGTCTTCTCATCTCCGCCTTCGCCGTGGCCCGAGTACTTCTGGACATCCCCGCGGGGATGTTCGCTTCCTTGGTGGGCATGAAACGCTTCATGCTGCTGGGCCTGATTATAATCGCCATCTCCTCAATAGCGGCGGGTCTCGCCGTCAATTATGAGATGCTCCTCACCGCCCGGATCATGGAAGGAGTAGGCTCCGCACTGTACACCACCACCTCCATAACCGCCGTTAGCCGCCTGGCCCCCGAGGGGTCCCGTGGCGTCCACCTGTCCTTCTACATCAGCATGTTCCTGGTCGGCACGTCCTTCGGACCAGCCGTGGGAGGCTTTGTCGCGGACCACTTCGGGCTGGGGGCTCCTTTCCTGGTATACGGATTGTGCGCTGCCGTATCCACCCTCATGGTGGTCTACTGGATAGAGGACGTGCGGCCTGAACCTGGGGAGGCCAAGATCATAACCCTACGTCAACTGGGAAGCCTGTTCGTACGCCTCGATCTCCTGGCCATCAACCTTGCGACCATAGGCATCTTCGTGACCCGCCAGGGCATCCTCAACACCATGGTACCCCTGTTCTCCAAGTACAACCTGAACATGGGTGAAGGGACGTTGGGAGCGATCCTTACCGTTGGAGCCGTGTGCAACCTGGTAACGATGGTCCTGGCAGGGAGGTTGACGGACATCTACGGGCGAAAACCCTTCCTCTTTGGTTCCATCGTGCTGCTGGCCCTCCTCACCCTCCTTATACCGATGGTGACCGATGCCCTGGGACTGACCCTGATCCTCATGGCCATTGGCCTGACGATAGGGTTGTCGGGCCCCATCGCAGCGTGGATTGCCGACGTCTGCGTCCCCGCGGACCTGGGGGGCGCCATGGGCCTGTTCCGAACCATGGGGGACCTGGGCTTCGTCATCGCCCCGATAGCGCTGGCCTCCATCGCAGGGGAGGCGGGATCACCGATAGGAACAACCCCCTTCCTGGTGGCGGCCGTGGTGATGGTGCTCGTGGGGCTGCCGCTGCTAAGAATAAAGGACCCTGTCGCCGAGAAGCGAAAGGCCTCCGCTCAACGTTTATGA
- a CDS encoding aminotransferase class I/II-fold pyridoxal phosphate-dependent enzyme, translated as MSIKPSGVREIFEMASRNAINLGLGELDCVPPVEAREAYKEALDKDCHRYGPTKGIDELRDLIAGKVQKYRKDIGRENVIITASGTQGTMATFQTLFDPGDEILIPEPGFVLYEPDSMLAEAKPVPYPLLDEDGFQPDIEAMKELITPRTKGLVVNSPSNPTGSVLTRENFQALADLATDNDLWVVSDEVYEDFIYDGKHHSFNELIERSVVLNSFSKSFAVPGWRLGYLTAPLDLVNHIAKMQYQLVACPPTTPQYAIAKVFDIQEKFTKDLNPLFRRRRDIMVDRLNDIEGFKCHRPEGAFYTFPSYEKDIDSRKLSHTLVANGVISAPGSAFGERGEGHLRFSYAASEESIEKGLEIVKKVVEGL; from the coding sequence ATGTCGATCAAGCCCTCGGGCGTAAGAGAGATATTTGAGATGGCGAGCAGGAACGCCATAAACCTAGGGCTGGGCGAGTTGGACTGCGTTCCCCCGGTGGAAGCCCGGGAGGCGTACAAGGAGGCTCTGGACAAGGACTGCCACCGATACGGGCCCACCAAGGGGATCGATGAGCTCCGGGATCTGATCGCGGGAAAGGTCCAGAAGTACAGGAAGGACATAGGGAGGGAGAACGTCATCATCACCGCGTCCGGGACCCAGGGAACGATGGCGACCTTCCAGACACTATTCGATCCTGGCGATGAGATCCTGATCCCGGAACCTGGATTCGTCCTGTACGAGCCGGACAGCATGCTCGCGGAGGCAAAGCCAGTTCCATACCCCCTCCTCGATGAGGACGGTTTCCAGCCCGACATCGAGGCCATGAAGGAGCTGATCACTCCGAGGACCAAGGGTCTGGTGGTTAATTCTCCGTCCAATCCCACCGGCTCGGTGCTGACGCGGGAGAACTTCCAAGCCCTGGCGGACCTGGCCACCGACAACGACCTGTGGGTGGTGTCCGATGAGGTGTACGAGGATTTCATCTACGACGGTAAGCACCACTCCTTCAATGAGCTCATCGAACGTTCGGTGGTACTCAACTCCTTCTCCAAATCATTCGCCGTCCCCGGTTGGAGGCTCGGCTACCTGACAGCACCGCTGGACCTGGTGAACCACATCGCGAAGATGCAGTACCAGCTGGTGGCCTGTCCCCCCACCACGCCGCAGTATGCCATCGCCAAGGTGTTCGATATCCAGGAGAAGTTCACCAAGGACCTCAATCCGCTGTTCAGGCGACGAAGGGATATCATGGTGGACCGGCTCAACGATATCGAGGGGTTCAAATGCCACAGGCCCGAGGGAGCCTTCTACACCTTCCCCTCGTACGAGAAGGACATTGATTCCAGAAAGCTGTCTCACACGCTGGTCGCCAACGGCGTCATCAGCGCACCGGGCTCAGCCTTCGGCGAGCGGGGGGAGGGACACTTGCGCTTCTCCTACGCAGCCTCCGAGGAGAGCATCGAGAAGGGCCTGGAGATCGTCAAAAAGGTGGTCGAAGGGCTTTGA
- a CDS encoding Vps62-related protein, with translation MGMHERRTGFLVAMTLWMLVVAMIALAIPWGAGGAVTLTPEQEGTLAEKYSPTLYFHGGEEVYPVAVSYFINNSNLNESVADTAVLITADPTSAGLASYSSTTRNFYLDNQLGTIEDRGIIDAYRSNESSLGYTVYSHVTTDGTQVAVQYWFFYVFNFGTYNDHEGDWEMIEVILDDDLEPIMVGYSQHEAGQQAAWSQVEKAGDGPVAYVAKGSHANYFRSFQGKMGPAQDEVAGNGKVLRPVDYDLVVLGETGAGNRPADQGWIDYSGRWGDWGNQTSDFMGQRGPQGPAYRMAGTMWSGLGWADSREALDEWVLTLELLLSFMWLILVALLIIALVLMVGRIMVKRRKGEQIKPIISLLDFSGGTGQKIGNILVIAGVVLGLIGAFLPFYEASANVQTGQFATDGYQRVLLVDGISGISINTLIQGGVQQIAALPFPIWALIVVGLLAFIMSLVAQRPRRAGLKYLTRGIALLLPLIITLVVVGSLVGLLSGFNVPIGDASMEEVLSTIASNPLGGDVEVVTPDYGTVGLLWGIGIGAYVLTVAGLLLIAGGVLVLMSRKREAAPATTMPQEIQS, from the coding sequence ATGGGGATGCACGAACGTAGAACAGGTTTCTTAGTGGCAATGACCTTGTGGATGCTGGTGGTGGCGATGATCGCTCTCGCCATACCTTGGGGGGCAGGGGGCGCGGTGACCCTCACCCCAGAGCAGGAGGGGACCCTCGCTGAGAAGTACTCTCCGACATTGTACTTCCATGGCGGGGAGGAGGTGTATCCGGTCGCCGTATCGTATTTCATTAACAACAGCAATCTGAACGAGAGCGTGGCCGATACTGCCGTCCTGATAACGGCCGATCCCACGTCAGCAGGCCTTGCCAGCTACTCTAGCACCACTCGCAACTTTTACCTTGACAATCAATTGGGCACAATAGAGGACCGTGGGATCATCGACGCCTACAGGTCCAACGAGAGCTCTCTGGGATACACGGTGTACTCCCATGTGACCACAGATGGGACCCAGGTGGCCGTCCAGTATTGGTTCTTCTATGTGTTCAATTTCGGGACCTACAATGATCACGAGGGGGACTGGGAGATGATCGAGGTCATCCTCGACGATGACCTCGAGCCGATAATGGTAGGTTACAGCCAGCATGAAGCGGGCCAGCAGGCAGCATGGTCCCAGGTGGAGAAGGCGGGGGACGGTCCCGTGGCCTATGTGGCCAAGGGCAGCCATGCCAACTACTTCCGGTCCTTCCAGGGCAAGATGGGACCAGCCCAGGATGAGGTCGCCGGGAACGGGAAGGTACTGAGGCCTGTGGACTACGACCTCGTGGTACTGGGCGAGACCGGGGCCGGCAACCGCCCTGCGGACCAGGGCTGGATCGACTACTCTGGCCGTTGGGGGGACTGGGGGAACCAGACATCGGACTTCATGGGGCAAAGGGGACCTCAGGGGCCGGCCTACCGCATGGCTGGGACCATGTGGTCGGGCCTGGGTTGGGCCGATTCGCGGGAGGCCCTAGATGAGTGGGTTCTCACCCTGGAGCTCCTGCTATCGTTCATGTGGCTCATCCTTGTGGCCTTGTTAATCATAGCCCTGGTGCTCATGGTCGGACGGATAATGGTCAAGCGTAGGAAGGGAGAACAAATCAAGCCGATCATCTCCCTCTTGGATTTCAGCGGGGGAACCGGGCAGAAGATTGGCAACATCCTGGTCATTGCCGGGGTTGTCCTGGGTCTCATAGGCGCGTTCCTGCCCTTCTATGAGGCGTCCGCCAATGTTCAGACCGGCCAGTTCGCCACCGACGGCTACCAGCGGGTGCTTCTCGTGGATGGCATATCAGGGATAAGCATCAACACCCTGATACAGGGCGGGGTGCAGCAGATAGCGGCCCTGCCCTTCCCCATCTGGGCCTTGATAGTGGTCGGCCTCCTCGCTTTCATAATGTCGTTGGTGGCACAGCGCCCCCGACGAGCGGGATTAAAGTACCTGACCAGGGGGATCGCCCTGCTGCTCCCGCTGATCATCACATTGGTGGTCGTTGGATCGCTGGTAGGTCTCCTCAGCGGCTTCAATGTGCCGATAGGGGATGCTTCCATGGAGGAGGTGCTTTCGACCATTGCCAGCAATCCACTGGGTGGCGATGTGGAGGTGGTCACACCTGACTACGGAACTGTGGGGCTTCTGTGGGGCATCGGGATCGGCGCCTATGTTCTGACCGTGGCCGGGCTGCTGTTGATAGCCGGCGGGGTGCTGGTGCTGATGTCGCGCAAGAGAGAGGCGGCACCGGCGACGACGATGCCTCAGGAAATCCAGAGTTGA